Genomic segment of Oscillatoria sp. FACHB-1406:
CCCGGTGAATTCGGGGAAGTTGTTGGTTTTATGGAGGCGATCGAGGGCATCTTTCCAGCGTCCGCGATAGATCAAGTCGTTCCACTCGGGAATTAGGTTGTTGATCGGGCAGCCACTTGCCATTCCGCTAATTAAGGTGCCGGTATGACAGAAGGGCGTGCCGCAATCCATACACCGCGCTCCCTGCTGTCGCAGTTTGTCTTCGGGCATGGGGAGGTGAAATTCGTCCCAGTTACGAAGGCGCGCGAGCGGTTCGAGTTCGGCAGGCAATTCGCGGACGTATTCAAGAAATCCGGTGGGTTTTCCCATAGTGTTTCCTCGGGCTGATGTTCAAATATCGGTGGAAAGCCGTCCTGCGGGCAAGAGTCGCTCCCGAAAAGGACAGCACTTATATCCCTTTTTTTCGCTCAAACAGATAGGATACTGGAGAAGTTTGGGCTGGGAAAGATCTGCTCCTGAATTCTTAAGGGTTTTGTCTGCCGCAAAATTGTTGGGAGAAGGCGACTGTATTTGAAGTTCTGTGACGCGGGATTTATGTCAAGAAATGATGATTTTCTGACCCGTTATTACTTTTGTACGAATTCGATTTTGTTGGGATTTTTTTTGAGTCCTTGTCGGCTGGGAGTCCTCGAGCGATTCGCTCTTTCAAGGCTTGCCCTCCTTCGGATTAAAACGACTTCAATCGCCCCCAATGTAAATTTTTGTGAATTTTTTGCTTTCAGGGGGCGATGGCATTGCTGTCAGAATTTTTAGTTCCGCAAGCGCTATCTTAGCGCGTGCGTTTTTTACGCCGTCTAGCTAAAGCCTTACGCTTGCGCTTTTCAATGGGGGTTTCAAAATGGCGCAATCGTTTCATATCTGCAAAGATCCCGGCTTTAGAAACCTGCCGTCTGAAGCGGCGCAGCGCAGACTCAATATTTTCATTCTCGCCAACAATCACTTGGGTCATTCTATTGCGTTAACTCCTTGTCAATTCGTAGATTACAGATGGGGCGGGAAACCGAGCGAGGACTCCCTTAGAAAAAACCGAGCCATTAGATTGCATCTAATGGCTGCTACATCCTAACAACTTTTCTAGTTTT
This window contains:
- the rpsU gene encoding 30S ribosomal protein S21, with the translated sequence MTQVIVGENENIESALRRFRRQVSKAGIFADMKRLRHFETPIEKRKRKALARRRKKRTR